ATCGTCCTGGCAGAGCTTgcaccaactgcggcgcGGAGCCATGTCTGCGGAGTCTACGAGCGGCCGACTGGGACGCCCGGCGAATGCTCACAGCGCTGAAACGCGGGCTGAGCGCGAAAGGGACCCAGCGGACGCCGGCACAAGGCGTACGTCACTCTATGCAGGCGCGTCGTCGTCACGCTGCTTCCTTCCAAACCGGCAACACGAGGCAGACACACAAGTCCATAACTCTGCGCCCTTTCAAATGATTCCTAGCCGGCCGTACACTGCAGTGGCTCTAAAGCGTACTCTGACGGCGTCCGCGCAGAGCGCTGTTCGATGGGAGTGGGGAACGGTCCTGGAGATGGGGTCTCTAGGCGCGGCTTCGCGTCAGTTAGCGGCCTCGGGCGGGTGGCAAAGCCGCACCAACGCCAGAACCGGCCTGGGCGAAATCCCAGCATTTCGTTCCGGCGGCGGTAGGGCGGGTTGGCCGCGCACAGCAATGTGTAGCAGGCTACCCCGCAACGATCGCGAATGTCGCGGGTATTACGCAGTGTGCGCATCCGACGACGCTCATACTGCTTTTTTATACATATTTGCATGTCAACTTCATACGATAAGTGTAGAAGACAGCGCCAAAATCGAGCCGTGGGAGGCACGTGACGCCCGCACTCAACTGGCGTCCCAGCCCATATCGGCGCCAGCTGCCGCCGTCACAACACCCATACATGACTAATGCGATCAAATATTTATTTTGGTGGGTTGTCTACGATAGTGCCGCCGGCAACCACGTCCCCGCCGGCCTTTAGTAGCACGCGGCTGAGCAGTGACAACCGGGGAGCGTTGTGCTGGCTGGGGGGGCCGCGGGGCTCGCCGCCAGACGCTTGTGGCGCCTTGCGGGGCACTAAGGCCTCCGCCGCGGACAGCGGCACTGGTTGCGCGAACAGCGGAGCAGATAGCTGCAGCACCAACACGCCCTCCTTCCCAGGCCACAGCGACGTCACCCGCTTCCATTTACCGGCGCCTACGCGCTCCCACACCCCAGAGATGCCCCCGTTGCTCTGGAAGTAGCCGACGAATGCCGTGACTCCGAATCCGAGTGTCAGCTTGTGGCTGGAGCCGCGGTGGACCAGCACGTGGCAAACCAGTATGGGCATCTCCGCCAGATTGCCCGATCCCGCCTTCAGGTGCTCTAATGTCGCCGTGTCCACCAGCAGCCGGTCACCGGTCAGCGCCTGAATTTCTTGGCCGCGCAGGGTCATGCTGTCAGCGAAGTCCCGCCGGGATGCGGATGGAGTCGCACTGAGACTCATCAATCCTAAGCGGGCCGTCAGTTCGTCCGCGTTAGACCCAGATTTAGCTGTACTTAACGCGCCTTCACTGGCCGGCACTAGGCACGACACTTCGCTGCACGTCACGGCGCTGCGGCTTGGCAGCGCTACGAGCTTGCACGGCGTGTTCAGCGCAGTCTCGAGGAAGCACGCGCAACCAACATTCGTCTTCGACATCTCCCACATGTCGAAGATGTGGCACAACGTCGCTCCTGATGGAATCTGACGCTCCGGCGAGATGCAAGCCGACTCGTCGCTGAACGCGGTCTTTTGGGCAATACCCCGTAGTGCGTCGACCACAGACGGGCCATCGCCCCAACCGGAGTCGCGGTGCACTAGGTTCAGTCCGCTCATTCCAGACGTCGGCACCACTAGCAACGTCGACAGTGCGTACGACGACACCCTCTCACGCGCCATGCGCATGGCCTTCTCGACTGATTCCCGCTCGGCACAGCGGTCGACCTTGTTGACGCAAATAACGAAGTGGCGAACCCCCAGCGACCACAGCAGAAAGAAGTGCTGCTCGAAGTACCCGTTGGTGTCCTCCTTGAGGAAATCCAAGACGTCAACAATGACGACTGCCGCCTCGGCGAATATGGCGCCGCGCACCAGGCTCGATACCAGCTCATGATGCCCCGGGGTGTCAATGAAGTTTAGCTTGACGCGGCGATTAGTAGATGGAGCTGGTACTGGAGCAACGGCATCGGTTCCCGGTGCAGGTGCACTTTGTCTCACGGTACCGTCACGGCTACCGCTACCGTCAGCCTCCGGCGGCGGGACGACATCTACAACCGCCGATGCCTTAGTCGGGTCTATGGTGATGCCGCGCGAACGCTCGTCCTCACCCTGGTCCAGGATCCACGCGAACTCGCCGCGCAGCGACCTCGATTCCACCGCCCCCAGTAGGGTGAGCAAGTGCCCCAAAAGGGTGGACTTGCCGACGTCCACGCGGCCGCAGACCACAACGTTCAGCACGGGGAACGACCCACGTTCTCCCTGTGCTGAAGCCCCCTTATTCGACCGCACGGGCGCATTGCCGCTGCCCGGTTTGGCCTGACTTTGCACGGGCTTGGCACCGGCCACAACCGACGATGTCGTTCTTGCACCGGGTTGCCCGGCGACACCCTTTGCCGCTGGTTCCTGCGATCTGCCTGCAGCGCCCTTCTGAGCTACGTGCGGCTtcggcgcagcagcggcagagCGTGATTTCGGCTGCACGTTAGCCGCCGGTGCGCCGCCACGGCGGCCCTGCCCCTTCTTATGGACCGGGACTACGAAGTCGTCGTAATCAGACACATCGTAATCCGAATCCGAGCAGGAGTACTCGCTATCCGCGCCGGCATAGCGGCGTGCAGCGGCCATTATGACGCGGAAGGTGGAGGGAGCGAGACAATGTGTACCATGCCCACCATCACTCCCGTGCTGTCCGCACCAACGCCGCCCTGAAACGCGCGAGACATGTGAAAAGGGCAAGAAAACGACAAAAATTTGGAGGAAGGCGGCACACCACGCAGACAGGCTGACCCCGCCACGGCAGGCGTAACGGCGCTCTTCGGCGGCTGCACCTCCTGAATCCCTGCCGTCACCGACACATCGACGGCACGCCTGGAATTAgcgtagtgagtgacgcGAAGTGCATATTTCGTGCACTTCACTCATTTAAACAGGGGCGGGCGACATCCATGTGTAATGCACTTCACTTCGAATAACTTTCCGCGATCGACGCCCGATGCGGATTCTGCGCCACCGGTTGGGATGCGCGTAAATTAGCATACCAATGGACGCCAAAATCGCACAGCGGCTTTGCCACATGCTGGCAAGCTGCGAGGAGGCTACGCGCCAGCGCGCCTTGCGCAGCCTCGGAAAGCTGTTCGCGCAGGCTACGGAAAAGGTCGACGAGCTGCTTCTGCTGAAAATCTGCAAGGCTCTGTACTACATGCTTTGGATGACCGATAAGCCGCTAAAGGTGCGCAGGGTAGCGGTCGCCATCGTGGAGACCCAGAGCAGGTTCACCGACCGGGCTAACCGTATGCACTTCTTCTCGTGCCTGTTCAGGTCGATGTCGATGGAGTGGCCGCTGCTAGACAAGCACCGGCTCGACAAGATGCTGCTGTTCGTGCGCGTCGTGGTGGcgtcgctgctggaggtgcTGAACGGCGGCGGCTGGGAGCAGGGCGACATGCGGGAATTCGCAAGGATCGTGCTGGACAAGCAGGGCATTTTCAACAAACGCAGTTTGGGGCTGGCATTCCAGTTCATACAGGTATTTTGGGAGGAGTTCCGCCAGAACCGGGAGGGGCTGCTCAAGAGCGGCGAGTTCACCGAGCTCAGCAGGGAGGTCTTCCTGCGGCTGACGGCGCCGTTCCTGCAGCTCATGGTCACGCTGGACAACAAGCAGGTGCTGAACACGCTGGAAATGTACGTCCTGAAGCCGGCGCCGGGCGTCCCCGGGATGCCCGTCCAGGGCTACGTGCTCGCATGCGAGAGGCTCGCCGAGAGCCCGGCCATCCGCGGATCGGCGCGCAAGGTGTTCAAGCAGATACCGCAGGGGCACGAAGGCGCCGTTGACGCCGATCAGGACCTGCATAAGCTGGTCGACGAGACGGTGGCGGCCATAGAGGCCGCCGTGGCGGAGCTCCGCCAGGCGGACGCCATGGGCGTCGCGGTCGCCACGCACGCCCACGGCAACGCCGCAGCCACCAACGCTGGCGCCTCTGCGGAGCGCAGCGCAAATCGCAGCAAAGAGAGCGGCGCCGTCAGCGGCATTGCCGCGGACGGGAGCGCTGAGGACGGCGACGTGGAGATGGTGCCAGAGCTCGAGGACGTGTCGGCGGAGTTGCAGCGGCATGGTGCCGATGGACGCATGGAATTGGACCCCGGCGAGGGCTTCGTCAGCCTTGCGGAGGCGTTTCTGCCCCGCACATCGAAGAAGGGGCTGGGGAAGCACATGCGGGAAATCGCCACGCTGGACAGGGTGCGCAAGTTCATGGTCGCGTCGGGGCTGGACGACCACGAGATGCTGAAAAAGCTGAACTCGCCGAAGGTGCGCAGGCagatggcgctgctgggTCTCCACGCCATTCGCAGCCTCAACCCGGACCGGAAGTTCAAGTGCGCGCGGAAGCTGCACCGGATCGTGAACATCACCGAGACGGCTCAGGCCCTGCCAAGCCGGAGGCGGTCGGTCGACGTCGCGAAGGCGCTGCACAACATCAAGCACACTGCGCCCGAGAAGTCCATCGTGCGCAAGCGCAACAGGGTGAGCACCGAAACGAAGCGCGTGGTTTTCAACctcaagaacaaccaggtCGCCACCATACCGAAGAAAACGAAGAGCACGCTGACGATGCCAATGTGGTACTGAACTTCGGCCGCCGACGGCGCAAGTGGCAGCACGCGCCGACGAACACGGGGAATGCTATAATATCGTATCTGGGCAGCTACAAATCTCACAGTCCGCCGGCGCCCAGGAGGTACCTGACCGACGTAGCGGGCCTCACGCGGCCGGGGTCCAGGGGTCCACCACCAATGTTCGGCGTGGCCACCGTGGCACCGGCAGTGCAAGCGGCGCACCAATGCATTACACGAGTATCGTTAAAACTCTGAGTCATCAGTCTCACCGGAAACTACAAACCCCTCCTCGTCGCAGTTCAGGACCGCGGCCACATCGTCCAGGTAGTGGCACAGCATGCCCTGGATCATGTGCTTCAGCGTCACGTCGCTCTGCGCGCAGCCAACGCACGCGCCGCTCAGTCGCACGTACACGAAACCTGCGGCATAGTGAACACAATGGCGGCAAAGGGACCCGCGCCGCATGGGTTGGCGCAGCGGCCCGGGCGGCCACGGAGCGAGAGGAACACACCTGTTTCTGGGTCGTATGAGACGAAAGTgacgtcgccgccgtcctGCTGGACCACTGGGCGGATGCGCTTCTCTAGCAACAACTGTATCGACTCCACCACCTCCAGATCCTTCTCGCTGTAGCTGGAGGGGATCACGGCGCGCGCTCGGTCGGAGAATCGGCGTCTAAACTCGCAGCTCGGCCCGAAATGGCGCGCAGATGTAGGCGGAACGTGGCAGGGGAGCGCGCGGCAGCGCGATCGGCAGGCCTGGGTGAAGAGCCGCGGCAGCGACCGCGACAGAATCCACATCCGACACTGCTACGTCGCCGCGGCCTCCAGAACCACAGCCACGCGAGGTACGCTACACAAAGCAAGCCACACACTTATGTGTACGTAAACCTTCGACTAATGCTACCCGTGTTACTGCCTTTCCGCGACTGCCCTCACGCCCCGGGCCCTGGCGAAGGAGCGCGCCGAGGGCCCACCTCACGGAGACGCCGCGCGGATTCACCCCGCAGCTGCACTCGACGTTCTAGCATGTATTAAATTGTGAAGGTGATTGCGATATAGGCATCCTTCAGTGCTCGTGCGGTCGTTCATACAGCCTACGTGAGAGCGGCTCGCAGCGATTGTGCCCGGATACAGCTCCGTATCCGCATTGTTCTGTTTTAACGTGTACTTATATTGCGAGCAAGGCTAACTGTTGGCATTCGTCGGAGGCAATACCGACCAGGGAGGCCTGTACAGCACATTTTCAAAGCCTTAGCCGCCGCGACAGCAAGATCCACCCCGGAAACGACGAATTCGCCGCCGCAATCCGGAATATCACCCGATCACCCGCGAACATGTCGCATATTTAAGGGAAATTTTAATTTAACGTGTTCCAGCAGGCGCTGTTGGGGAGCCATTTAGTTGGAGTTGCGCCATCTGACATGGAAGGGTACCCTGGAAACAAAAGCAGGAGACTGGCTCTTCCGAAACGACAGGCACCAGGATAACTGTAGTCGTGTAGGACTCGAACGCAACTTTGTGGGCTCTACTTTTGCACAGTAGCTTCCGGCGAGCCCTTTACGTCTGGACAGCATTTTTCACGTCTGTGTCCGGCTTGTTAGCTTGTAATCGCGCCCACCACGAGGCACTTTGGATTTGTCAGGGCGGCGCATGGAAATATTTTTCACTGAAATGAACATCATCATTTGATCCCCCAGCGCCCATTTCACCCAGGGAATGTATCAACGGCCACCACGGCACTTTAACGGATGACTGCAATTAGATTTTAAATTTCAACCAAAACCATTTTCAACACCAACTGGAGACACATCGCACGCGAAATGGCGAACGAAAGGCAAGGAACTGAACCGGAGGCCGACCCCCAAGAGGCGGGGGACCGTGGCACTGGTGTGACCAACAGTCCCTCAGCAAGCCAGGatgcggcagcgcaaccgCTACCCGATACCGACGTTACTGTGGATCGGCAGCCCAGCCCTTCTGATGCTGACGACGCGAAAATGGTGGGCTGCCCTGGAACGCTGCTCCCGCTCACCACCACCATGGAGACCAACAATGTGGACTGCGACAGCTACTACCTGTCGAAGTCGAACTCATCGGAGCTGACCAGCGAGATGGAGGGGGACAACGAGCGCGACCTGGATAACATGATGGAATTCCACTCTGCCTTCATTCCCTCGTCGTCGGAGCCGGACACACCCGTTGGTAACGCCCGAGACGGAGTGTACGAATGGTACGACGTGTTCGCGCGCACGAAGCGGCATTTCCTGAGCAACTTCGGGTACGACGAGAAGCCGCAGGTGCGGGTCGATAACAGCGCAGGAAGCGGACCGCGTCATGCGGCCGACAGCGGCCTCGCCAAACTCGTTGCCGACCGCACAGCGCCTCGCAACGCGCTGTGGAAATGGGCGATACCGAAGCTCGAGCGGTTCCTGGACGCGCACGACGTGCTAATGCTGCGGCAGACGTGCGTCGACCTCTACAGGCATAAATACACCCTC
This genomic stretch from Babesia bigemina genome assembly Bbig001, chromosome : III harbors:
- a CDS encoding nucleolar protein,Nop52 family protein, putative, producing MDAKIAQRLCHMLASCEEATRQRALRSLGKLFAQATEKVDELLLLKICKALYYMLWMTDKPLKVRRVAVAIVETQSRFTDRANRMHFFSCLFRSMSMEWPLLDKHRLDKMLLFVRVVVASLLEVLNGGGWEQGDMREFARIVLDKQGIFNKRSLGLAFQFIQVFWEEFRQNREGLLKSGEFTELSREVFLRLTAPFLQLMVTLDNKQVLNTLEMYVLKPAPGVPGMPVQGYVLACERLAESPAIRGSARKVFKQIPQGHEGAVDADQDLHKLVDETVAAIEAAVAELRQADAMGVAVATHAHGNAAATNAGASAERSANRSKESGAVSGIAADGSAEDGDVEMVPELEDVSAELQRHGADGRMELDPGEGFVSLAEAFLPRTSKKGLGKHMREIATLDRVRKFMVASGLDDHEMLKKLNSPKVRRQMALLGLHAIRSLNPDRKFKCARKLHRIVNITETAQALPSRRRSVDVAKALHNIKHTAPEKSIVRKRNRVSTETKRVVFNLKNNQVATIPKKTKSTLTMPMWY
- a CDS encoding elongation factor Tu GTP binding domain containing protein, putative, yielding MAAARRYAGADSEYSCSDSDYDVSDYDDFVVPVHKKGQGRRGGAPAANVQPKSRSAAAAPKPHVAQKGAAGRSQEPAAKGVAGQPGARTTSSVVAGAKPVQSQAKPGSGNAPVRSNKGASAQGERGSFPVLNVVVCGRVDVGKSTLLGHLLTLLGAVESRSLRGEFAWILDQGEDERSRGITIDPTKASAVVDVVPPPEADGSGSRDGTVRQSAPAPGTDAVAPVPAPSTNRRVKLNFIDTPGHHELVSSLVRGAIFAEAAVVIVDVLDFLKEDTNGYFEQHFFLLWSLGVRHFVICVNKVDRCAERESVEKAMRMARERVSSYALSTLLVVPTSGMSGLNLVHRDSGWGDGPSVVDALRGIAQKTAFSDESACISPERQIPSGATLCHIFDMWEMSKTNVGCACFLETALNTPCKLVALPSRSAVTCSEVSCLVPASEGALSTAKSGSNADELTARLGLMSLSATPSASRRDFADSMTLRGQEIQALTGDRLLVDTATLEHLKAGSGNLAEMPILVCHVLVHRGSSHKLTLGFGVTAFVGYFQSNGGISGVWERVGAGKWKRVTSLWPGKEGVLVLQLSAPLFAQPVPLSAAEALVPRKAPQASGGEPRGPPSQHNAPRLSLLSRVLLKAGGDVVAGGTIVDNPPK
- a CDS encoding NifU-like domain containing protein, putative, which gives rise to MWILSRSLPRLFTQACRSRCRALPCHVPPTSARHFGPSCEFRRRFSDRARAVIPSSYSEKDLEVVESIQLLLEKRIRPVVQQDGGDVTFVSYDPETGFVYVRLSGACVGCAQSDVTLKHMIQGMLCHYLDDVAAVLNCDEEGFVVSGETDDSEF